One Oncorhynchus keta strain PuntledgeMale-10-30-2019 chromosome 23, Oket_V2, whole genome shotgun sequence DNA segment encodes these proteins:
- the LOC118401802 gene encoding serine/threonine-protein kinase STK11-like: MSVGELQHLDYLTENELMGMDTFIHRIDSTEVIYQPRRKRAKLIGKYLMGDLLGEGSYGKVKEMLDSDTLCRRAVKILKKKKLRRIPNGEANVKKEIQLLRRLQNKNVIHLVDVLYNEEKQKMYMVMEYCVCGMQEMLDSVPEKRFPVFQAHGYFLQLLDGLEYLHSQGIVHKDIKPGNLLLTTDGTLKISDLGVAEALHPFAKDDTCRTSQGSPAFQPPEIANGLDTFSGFKVDIWSAGVTLYNITTSLYPFEGDNIYKLFENIGKGDYSVPEECGPSLSDLLQGMLEYDPVKRFSIQHIRQHNWVRKKHPPTEPPVPIPASAESRDVWRSMTVVPYLEDLHGYTEEEDQEFYDQEDDIIYTQDFTVPGQVPEEDEAEVDLSRAQAKPVCVNGTESKAKPERRSSSSSNPSRKGVSTASKIRKFSTCKQQ, from the exons ATGAGTGTCGGGGAGCTGCAGCACCTGGACTATCTGACTGAGAATGAGCTGATGGGCATGGACACGTTCATCCACCGCATCGACTCCACAGAGGTGATCTACCAGCCGCGCAGGAAGAGGGCCAAGCTGATCGGGAAGTACCTGATGGGAGACCTGTTGGGGGAGGGCTCCTACGGTAAGGTGAAGGAGATGCTGGACTCTGACACGCTGTGTCGCAGGGCTGTCAAGATCCTCAAGAAGAAGAAGCTCAGAAGGATCCCCAATGGAGAGGCCAACGTGAAGAA GGAGATACAGCTGCTCCGGAGACTTCAGAACAAAAATGTCATCCATTTGGTGGACGTGTTGTACAATGAAGAGAAGCAGAAAAT GTATATGGTGATGGAGTATTGCGTATGTGGGATGCAAGAAATGCTGGACAGCGTCCCAGAGAAAAGATTTCCAGTATTTCAAGCTCACGG gtACTTTTTACAGCTGTTAGATGGTCTTGAATATTTGCACAGCCAGGGAATCGTTCACAAAGACATTAAACCAGGGAATCTGCTGCTGACCACCGACGGCACGCTCAAGATCTCAGACCTGGGCGTGGCAGAG GCTCTGCACCCGTTTGCAAAGGATGACACGTGCCGTACAAGTCAGGGCTCGCCAGCGTTTCAGCCCCCCGAGATCGCCAACGGCCTGGACACGTTTTCAGGGTTCAAAGTGGACATCTGGTCCGCAGGCGTCACACT ATACAACATTACAACGAGTCTATATCCGTTTGAAGGGGACAACATCTATAAGCTATTTGAGAACATTGGGAAGGGAGACTACAGTGTTCCTGAGGAGTGTGGCCCCTCCCTGTCAGACCTATTGCAAG GAATGCTTGAATATGACCCCGTCAAGAGGTTTTCCATACAGCACATCAGGCAACACAA CTGGGTACGTAAAAAACACCCACCAACGGAGCCCCCGGTGCCCATCCCAGCCAGCGCGGAGAGCCGGGACGTGTGGCGCAGCATGACGGTGGTGCCCTACCTGGAAGACCTGCACGGCTACACCGAGGAAGAGGACCAGGAGTTCTATGACCAGGAGGATGACATCATCTACACTCAGGACTTCACTGTGCCAG ggcAGGTACCAGAGGAGGATGAGGCTGAGGTGGATCTGAGCCGGGCCCAGGCCAAGCCTGTGTGTGTAAACGGGACGGAGAGCAAGGCCAAGCCAGAGCGCAGGTCCTCCTCCTCATCCAATCCCTCCCGCAAAGGAGTCTCCACAGCCAGCAAGATACGCAAGTTCTCCACCTGCAAACAGCAATGA